Below is a genomic region from Helicobacter pylori.
AGAAAAAGAATTTATCATTCAAACCCTTTTTAACGAGCTGCAAAACCACCATCAAGGAAATTTGAATGCCTAATAACGCTTTATTACAAATCAAACAAGACACCCTAAGCCTCATTGATGAGTTAAAAGCCACTTGCGCGAGTTTTGGTTTAGGGAACGACGGCAACGAATACAAAATCATCACGCAATGCTTTTTGTATAAATTCTTATGCGATAAGTTTGAATTCCTTTTTGAACAAGAATTTCCTAACCAAACAATACAAGATTACAAAGACTTTAACGAAGAAGAGAAAGAAAATTTTTTTATTACCTTAATAGATAAAAGACTCCCCAAACTCGCCTATGATGATCTTTTAAGCTATCTTTTTGAAAAACATTTTAACGATAACGATTTACACCTAAAGCTAGATATTATTTTTAATCGTATTTCTAGCAATAATGCCGAGCTTTTTAACACCACAAGCACGGATAAAACCACTATCGCCCTATTTGAAAGCGTCTCACAATACATTAATGAAGAATCTAAAAGGGCTAATTTCACCAGAGCTTTACTAGACAAACTCAAAAATTTTAATTTCAAACAAGCTTTTTTAAACTTGCAAAACCAACAAGGCTATGATTTTTTCGCCCCCATTTTTGAATACTTACTCAAAGATTACAATAACGCCGGCGGAGGCAAATACGCCGAATACTACACCCCTTTAAGCATCGCTAGCATCATTGCTAAGCTTTTAATTAATGAGCCAACTCAAAGCGTCAAAATCTATGACCCAAGCGCGGGCACAGGAACGCTTTTAATGGCATTAGCCCACCAAATAGGCACGGATTCTTGCACCCTTTATGCCCAAGACATTTCGCAAAAATCCTTAAGAATGCTCAAACTCAACCTCATTTTAAACGACTTGACCCACTCTTTAAAAAACGCCATTGAGGGAAACACTTTAACCAACCCCTACCATTCTAAAGACCTTAAAGGGAAAATGGATTACATCGTGAGTAACCCCCCTTTCAAGCTGGATTTTTCCAACGAGCATGCCGAGATTTCGCAAAACAAAAACGATTTTTTCTTAGGCGTGCCT
It encodes:
- a CDS encoding N-6 DNA methylase, whose amino-acid sequence is MPNNALLQIKQDTLSLIDELKATCASFGLGNDGNEYKIITQCFLYKFLCDKFEFLFEQEFPNQTIQDYKDFNEEEKENFFITLIDKRLPKLAYDDLLSYLFEKHFNDNDLHLKLDIIFNRISSNNAELFNTTSTDKTTIALFESVSQYINEESKRANFTRALLDKLKNFNFKQAFLNLQNQQGYDFFAPIFEYLLKDYNNAGGGKYAEYYTPLSIASIIAKLLINEPTQSVKIYDPSAGTGTLLMALAHQIGTDSCTLYAQDISQKSLRMLKLNLILNDLTHSLKNAIEGNTLTNPYHSKDLKGKMDYIVSNPPFKLDFSNEHAEISQNKNDFFLGVPNIPKNAKDKMPIYTLFFQHCLNMLSNKGKGAIVVPTGFISAKSGIENKIIRHLVDERLVYGVVCMPSQVFANTSTNVSIIFFQKTPSANEVVLIDASKLGEEYTENKNKKTRLRTSDIDLILETFQNKTPKADFCALVSFDEITEKNYSLNPGQYFIIEDTSEKISQAEFENLMQQYSSELTSLFDESQSLQQEILETLKGVRFE